In a genomic window of Arvicanthis niloticus isolate mArvNil1 chromosome 8, mArvNil1.pat.X, whole genome shotgun sequence:
- the Tspan17 gene encoding tetraspanin-17 isoform X1, with translation MPGKHQQFQDPEVGCCGKYFLFGFNIVFWVLGALFLAIGLWAWGEKGVLSNISALTDLGGLDPVWLFVVVGGVMSVLGFAGCIGALRENTFLLKFFSVFLGLIFFLELAAGILAFVFKDWIRDQLNLFINNNVKAYRDDIDLQNLIDFAQEYWACCGARGPNDWNLNIYFNCTDLNPSRERCGVPFSCCVKDPAEDVLNTQCGYDIRLKLDLEQQASIYTKGCVGQFEKWLQDNLIVVAGVLVGIALLQIFGICLAQNLVSDIKAVKANWITHGDGYKRLNKQHFEKQWLMFTNFKGSVVSTASTELSSEDPGLNPTKAL, from the exons atgcctggcaagcACCAGCAATTCCAGGACCCTGAGGTCGGCTGCTGCGGAAAATACTTCCTGTTTGGCTTCAACATTGTCTTCTGG gtgctgggagcccTGTTCCTGGCCATCGGCCTCTGGGCCTGGGGTGAGAAG GGCGTTCTCTCCAACATCTCAGCGCTGACAGATCTAGGTGGTCTTGACCCCGTGTGGCTGTTTGTGGTGGTCGGGGGAGTCATGTCAGTGCTGGGCTTCGCTGGCTGCATCGGGGCCCTCCGGGAAAACACCTTCCTGCTCAAGTTT ttctctGTGTTCCTTGGTCTCATCTTCTTCCTGGAGCTGGCGGCGGGGATCCTGGCCTTCGTCTTCAAGGACTGGATCCGAGACCAACTTAATCTCTTCATCAACAACAACGTCAAAGCCTACCGGGATGATATTGACCTTCAGAACCTTATCGACTTTGCTCAGGAATAC TGGGCTTGCTGTGGAGCCCGAGGGCCCAACGACTGGAACCTCAATATCTACTTCAACTGCACTGACTTGAACCCAAGCCGTGAGCGCTGTGGGGTGCCCTTTTCCTGCTGTGTTAAGGACCCTGCG GAAGATGTCCTCAATACCCAGTGTGGCTATGACATCCGACTCAAACTG GACCTAGAGCAGCAGGCCTCCATCTACACCAAAGGCTGTGTGGGCCAGTTTGAGAAATGGCTGCAAGACAACCTGATTGTGGTGGCCGGGGTCCTGGTGGGCATAGCCCTCCTCCAG ATATTTGGCATCTGCTTGGCCCAGAACCTCGTGAGTGACATCAAGGCAGTGAAGGCCAACTG GATCACACATGGTGATGGCTACAAACGACTCAATAAACAACACTTTGAAAAACAGTGGCTTATGTTCACCAACTTCAAAGGTTCTGTTGTCAGCACGGCCTCTACAGAGCTCTCCAGTGAGGACCCTGGCCTGAATCCAACCAAGGCCTTGTAG
- the Tspan17 gene encoding tetraspanin-17 isoform X2, whose translation MPGKHQQFQDPEVGCCGKYFLFGFNIVFWVLGALFLAIGLWAWGEKGVLSNISALTDLGGLDPVWLFVVVGGVMSVLGFAGCIGALRENTFLLKFFSVFLGLIFFLELAAGILAFVFKDWIRDQLNLFINNNVKAYRDDIDLQNLIDFAQEYWACCGARGPNDWNLNIYFNCTDLNPSRERCGVPFSCCVKDPAEDVLNTQCGYDIRLKLDLEQQASIYTKGCVGQFEKWLQDNLIVVAGVLVGIALLQIFGICLAQNLVSDIKAVKANWSLLSQTSPYSP comes from the exons atgcctggcaagcACCAGCAATTCCAGGACCCTGAGGTCGGCTGCTGCGGAAAATACTTCCTGTTTGGCTTCAACATTGTCTTCTGG gtgctgggagcccTGTTCCTGGCCATCGGCCTCTGGGCCTGGGGTGAGAAG GGCGTTCTCTCCAACATCTCAGCGCTGACAGATCTAGGTGGTCTTGACCCCGTGTGGCTGTTTGTGGTGGTCGGGGGAGTCATGTCAGTGCTGGGCTTCGCTGGCTGCATCGGGGCCCTCCGGGAAAACACCTTCCTGCTCAAGTTT ttctctGTGTTCCTTGGTCTCATCTTCTTCCTGGAGCTGGCGGCGGGGATCCTGGCCTTCGTCTTCAAGGACTGGATCCGAGACCAACTTAATCTCTTCATCAACAACAACGTCAAAGCCTACCGGGATGATATTGACCTTCAGAACCTTATCGACTTTGCTCAGGAATAC TGGGCTTGCTGTGGAGCCCGAGGGCCCAACGACTGGAACCTCAATATCTACTTCAACTGCACTGACTTGAACCCAAGCCGTGAGCGCTGTGGGGTGCCCTTTTCCTGCTGTGTTAAGGACCCTGCG GAAGATGTCCTCAATACCCAGTGTGGCTATGACATCCGACTCAAACTG GACCTAGAGCAGCAGGCCTCCATCTACACCAAAGGCTGTGTGGGCCAGTTTGAGAAATGGCTGCAAGACAACCTGATTGTGGTGGCCGGGGTCCTGGTGGGCATAGCCCTCCTCCAG ATATTTGGCATCTGCTTGGCCCAGAACCTCGTGAGTGACATCAAGGCAGTGAAGGCCAACTG GAGCCTGCTGTCTCAGACCTCTCCATACTCACCGTGA
- the Eif4e1b gene encoding eukaryotic translation initiation factor 4E type 1B isoform X2: protein MNKAEDGGQEEEEVVEEQELKRKPSEATEEVVQEGEDRDRDLPGSLKTLTRNPHREHPPDVQSKLHPLQYRWVLWFFKNDRSRAWQDNLQLVTKFNTVEDFWAMYSHVKLASKLSSGCDYALFKEGIQPMWEDSRNKRGGRWLLSIAKQQRHIELDRLWLETANIQRTPGPLHKDHHWVPGPCRHRCQEQQLLSQEQVCGVRWASATTHWAPSCLMDREDCTVDSGAGLGGWVAWFFTSLLELA from the exons ATGAACAAAGCTGAGGAtggagggcaggaggaggaggaggtggtggaagaACAGGAGCTGAAGAGAAAGCCATCAGAAGCAACTGAGGAGGTAGTccaagaaggagaagacagagacagagaccttcCTGGATCCCTTAAGACTCTGACTAGGAACCCCCACAGAGAACATCCACCTGATGTCCAGAGCAAGCTACATCCCCTGCAGTACAG GTGGGTTCTGTGGTTCTTCAAGAACGACCGAAGCCGGGCCTGGCAGGACAACCTGCAGCTAGTCACCAAGTTTAACACCGTGGAGGACTTCTGGGC GATGTACAGCCATGtcaagctggccagcaagctctctTCCGGCTGTGACTATGCTCTGTTCAAG GAAGGCATCCAACCCATGTGGGAAGACAGCAGAAACAAGCGGGGCGGCCGCTGGCTGCTCAGCATTGCCAAACAACAGCGCCACATTGAACTGGACCGTCTGTGGCTGGAGACg GCAAATATACAAAGAACGCCTGGGCCTCTCCACAAAGACCATCATTGGGTACCAGGCCCATGCAGACACCGCTGCCAAGAGCAACAACTCCTTAGCCAAGAACAAGTTTGTGGTGTGAGGTGGGCTTCAGCCACTACTCACTGGGCACCCTCCTGTTTGATGGACAGGGAAGACTGCACTGTGGATTCTGGGGCAGGGCTTGGGGGGTGGGTGGCCTGGTTCTTTACCTCTCTCTTGGAACTTGCATAA
- the Eif4e1b gene encoding eukaryotic translation initiation factor 4E type 1B isoform X1: protein MNKAEDGGQEEEEVVEEQELKRKPSEATEEVVQEGEDRDRDLPGSLKTLTRNPHREHPPDVQSKLHPLQYRWVLWFFKNDRSRAWQDNLQLVTKFNTVEDFWAMYSHVKLASKLSSGCDYALFKEGIQPMWEDSRNKRGGRWLLSIAKQQRHIELDRLWLETLLCLLGDNFEEYSGEVCGAVVNIRTKGDKIALWTSEAENKAGVMYIGQIYKERLGLSTKTIIGYQAHADTAAKSNNSLAKNKFVV from the exons ATGAACAAAGCTGAGGAtggagggcaggaggaggaggaggtggtggaagaACAGGAGCTGAAGAGAAAGCCATCAGAAGCAACTGAGGAGGTAGTccaagaaggagaagacagagacagagaccttcCTGGATCCCTTAAGACTCTGACTAGGAACCCCCACAGAGAACATCCACCTGATGTCCAGAGCAAGCTACATCCCCTGCAGTACAG GTGGGTTCTGTGGTTCTTCAAGAACGACCGAAGCCGGGCCTGGCAGGACAACCTGCAGCTAGTCACCAAGTTTAACACCGTGGAGGACTTCTGGGC GATGTACAGCCATGtcaagctggccagcaagctctctTCCGGCTGTGACTATGCTCTGTTCAAG GAAGGCATCCAACCCATGTGGGAAGACAGCAGAAACAAGCGGGGCGGCCGCTGGCTGCTCAGCATTGCCAAACAACAGCGCCACATTGAACTGGACCGTCTGTGGCTGGAGACg TTGCTGTGTCTGCTGGGGGACAACTTTGAGGAATACAGCGGGGAGGTGTGTGGTGCTGTGGTGAACATCCGCACCAAGGGGGACAAGATTGCCCTGTGGACAAGTGAAGCAGAGAACAAAGCGGGCGTGATGTACATCGG GCAAATATACAAAGAACGCCTGGGCCTCTCCACAAAGACCATCATTGGGTACCAGGCCCATGCAGACACCGCTGCCAAGAGCAACAACTCCTTAGCCAAGAACAAGTTTGTGGTGTGA
- the Eif4e1b gene encoding eukaryotic translation initiation factor 4E type 1B isoform X3 has product MNKAEDGGQEEEEVVEEQELKRKPSEATEEVVQEGEDRDRDLPGSLKTLTRNPHREHPPDVQSKLHPLQYRWVLWFFKNDRSRAWQDNLQLVTKFNTVEDFWAMYSHVKLASKLSSGCDYALFKEGIQPMWEDSRNKRGGRWLLSIAKQQRHIELDRLWLETRGGVWCCGEHPHQGGQDCPVDK; this is encoded by the exons ATGAACAAAGCTGAGGAtggagggcaggaggaggaggaggtggtggaagaACAGGAGCTGAAGAGAAAGCCATCAGAAGCAACTGAGGAGGTAGTccaagaaggagaagacagagacagagaccttcCTGGATCCCTTAAGACTCTGACTAGGAACCCCCACAGAGAACATCCACCTGATGTCCAGAGCAAGCTACATCCCCTGCAGTACAG GTGGGTTCTGTGGTTCTTCAAGAACGACCGAAGCCGGGCCTGGCAGGACAACCTGCAGCTAGTCACCAAGTTTAACACCGTGGAGGACTTCTGGGC GATGTACAGCCATGtcaagctggccagcaagctctctTCCGGCTGTGACTATGCTCTGTTCAAG GAAGGCATCCAACCCATGTGGGAAGACAGCAGAAACAAGCGGGGCGGCCGCTGGCTGCTCAGCATTGCCAAACAACAGCGCCACATTGAACTGGACCGTCTGTGGCTGGAGACg CGGGGAGGTGTGTGGTGCTGTGGTGAACATCCGCACCAAGGGGGACAAGATTGCCCTGTGGACAAGTGA